Below is a window of Myxococcus xanthus DNA.
CTCCACACCGCTTGCCTTGTGCCCGCATGTGCCGGCCCGGCCGGATGGCTCCGCCCGCGCGCCCCGCGAGCAGCACCGGCATGTCGTAGTGGTTGTGCCAGTCACTGTGCGAGATGTCGCTCGAGTAGAACACCGCCACGTTGTCGAGCAGCGTGCCCTCCCCCTCCGGCACCGCCTTCAGCCGTTGCACCAGGTGCGCGAAGCGGGCCACCTGCCACCGGTCGATCTCCACCTTGGCCGCCAGCTTCACCGGATCGTTACCGTGGTGGGAGGCATCGCCGTGGTGGGAGAAGGCCCGGCCGTTGACGGTGAACATCATCGGGCTGACGCACATGCCGAGCATCAGCGTGGCGACGCGGGTGGCGTCGCACTCGAAGGACTTCACGATGAGGTCGCACATCAGGTTGGCGTAGGCCGTGCCATCCATGGGGATGCCCACGGGCCGGGCGCCCGTGGTGCACGCGGCGGCCGGAGCACCCTGCTCTGCCTTCTGGATGGCGACCTCGATTTCGCGGATGCCCGTGAGGTACTCGTCCAGCCGGAGCTTGTCCGCCTGGCCCACCTTCGCCTGGAGCGCCTTCGCCTGGCCCGTCATCCGGTCAAGCACGCTGCGCCGGTACATCCAGAGGCGCCGCTCCGCGTCCGTGGGTCCTTCGGCTGGAAGCGAACCGAAGAGCCGGTCGAAGATGACGCGTGGGTTGTAGACGTTGGGCAGCCGCCGGCCGCGGGAAAACGTCACCATGCAGTGGTCCTCGCCGCTGCAATGGTCCTGCGTGTCGTCATAGGACGACGTCTTCGGGTCGATGAAGCCATCCCCGTTCGCGTCGCGGTAGCCGGGGTTGTAGTAGCCGTTGTTCTCCACGCTCAGCGTGAGCGCCGGCACGCGCACCTGGGCCGACGTGGCGCGCGCGATCACCTGATCGATGGAGTCCGTGCTGCCCGCGACGATGCGCTCGGACGCGGTGAGCATCATCCAGAAGCCGCCTTCGTGCGTGCGCTCATAGTAGTCCCACGCGCCCAGCCGCATGCCGCTCAGCACCAGGACGTCATCCTTCACCGGGGCCAGCGGGGACAGCGTGGGCGTCAGCGCGTAGTTCGCGCCTTCGGTCGTCGGAAACCATTGGTTCGGGACGACGCCCGCGGAGTGGAACATGCCCACGAAGCGCAGCGGCGGCTTCGCACCGGACGCTTGCGCGCGTGCCGTTGAGGGAGCCATGGCCTCCAGCCAGGGCAATGCAAGCGCCGCTCCCGCGGCACCCCGCAGCAGGCTGCGTCGCGACAGCTCCCAGGTTCTCGATTTCGGCACGGGGGGGTCCTTGTTGTCTGAGCCGCCGCATTGCTCAGCAACGAGGGTGCCACCCCTGAAAGCACCAGGAATTCCGGAGAGTTGCAGTCCTCGTGGATTCCCGAGGGCGCGGCGGGGGGCTCGACCCCACACGCCGGTGTGGGGTGTCGTCCCCGTTTCTCAGGCCGTGGGCTTGCGGATGCGCAGCAGCCCTTCCTGGGCCACCGAGGCCACCAGCCGGCCGTCACGCGTGTAGACGCTGCCGCGCGACAGGCCGCGCGCGTTGCCCGCCCACGGGCTGTCCATGGAGTACAGCAGCCAGTCGCTCACCTTCAGGTCTCCGTGGAACCACAGGGCATGGTCCAGGCTGGCGCCCAGGATGCGGGGCTGGAAGAAGCTGGCCGCGTGGGGCAGGAGCGCGGTGCTGATGAGGTTGAAGTCGGACGCGTAGGCCAGCACGTACCGATGCACCTGCGGATCCTCCGGCAGGTCGCCGTTGGCCCGGAACCACACGTGCTTGATGGGCGCCTGCGCCTCCGGGTTGAACGGATCCTCCGGCGCCACGGGCCGGATCTCAATCGGCTTCTCCCCCAGGAACTTCTCCCGCAGGGCTTCCGGGATGCGGGCGGACACGCGGCTCAGCAGCTCCTGCTCCGAGGCCAGCGCCTCCGGGCCTGGCACCTCCGGCATGGGCGCCTGGTGGGCAAAGCCCTCTTCGTCCCCGTGGAAGGAGGCGATCATCGTCAGGATGGGCTCGCCCTTCTGCACGGCCACGACGCGGCGCGTGGTGATGCTGCCGCCGTCCCGCACCCGGTCCACCGTGTAGACGACTGGAAGCGTCGCGTCGCCCGGGCGCAGGAAGTAGCCGTGCAGGGAGTGGACATGCCGGCCGGCGGGCACCGTCTGGCTGCCCGCGGACAACGCCTGCCCCAGCACCTGGCCGCCGAAGAGCTGGCGGAACCCCAGGTCTTGACTCCGGCCACGAAACAGATTTTCCTCGATTTTCTCCAGTTTAAGGAGCGCCAACAGCTCATCCAGGACTCGGCTCATGGCCCCTGTCGTAATCGACCCGGGCACCGGTGTCTCGGGAAGCGGCGCCCTGTGCATGGTCCCTTGCCGGGTCCCGCCCGACCGCGGAGCCGTGTCGGTTCACGATGAGAATAGACGACTCATGCGCAGCGCCGCAGTGCATCAATGACATACGGCGTCATGGGTAGCCTCCACTTTTAGCAACCTTTGAGAGCGGAGACGCTTGAAGCGCCCCGCCCTCTTGCGCGACGCTAATGCTCAACGCTGGACACTCCATCCGGGGGGCGAATGCAGTCGAATGTATTCACGGCGGTACTCATGCCGCTGGCGCTGGCCGTCATCATGCTCGGGCTTGGCCTGACGCTGACGCTGGCGGACTTCAAGCGGGTCATTGTCTATCCGCGCGCCATCCTGGTGGGCCTCGGCAGCCAGATGTTGGTGTTGCCGGTGGCGTGCCTGCTCATCGCCCACGCTTTCCGTCTACCGCCGGAGCTGGCGGTGGGGCTGATGCTGCTGGCGGCCTCCCCTGGCGGCGCGACGGCGAACCTCTTCAGCCACCTGGCCCGCGGTGACGTGGCGCTCAACATCACGCTGACGGCGGTGAACAGCGCGCTGTCGCTCGTCACGCTGCCGCTCATCATCAACCTGTCGCTGGCGCACTTCATGGACGAGGGCCGCGCGGTTCCCATGCAGTTCGCGAAGATCGTGCAGGTGGTGCTCATCGTGCTGGGGCCGGTGAGCCTGGGCATGTTCATCCGCTCGCGCAGCGCGGCCGTCGCGCAGCGCATGGACAAGCCCATTCGCATCCTGTCCACCCTCTTCCTCGTCGCGGTGATTGCAGCGTCCGTGTACACGGAGCGCGCGAATGCGCTCAGCTTCTTCCGCCAGGTGGGCCCGGCGGCGCTGGCCTTCAACCTGGTGAGCCTCGGGGTGGGCTACTTCGTGCCCATCCTGCTGCGCCTGCCCCGGCGGCAAGCGGTTGCCATTGGCATGGAGATTGGCATTCACAACGGAATGCTTGCGATTGCCATCGCGCTCAGCCCGACGCTGCTGGCGAACTCGACCATGGCCATTCCCCCGGCCATCTACAGCCTCATCATGTACTTCACCGCGGCGGCCTTCGGCTTCTATGTCAGCCGGCGCTACGCGGATGAGCAGGACCCCGCTGTACACCGCACCCCCACGTCACTCCCCGAGAAGGTGTCTCGATGACGCTGCGTCGACCGCTGTCTGTGCTTTCCCTGTCACTTTGCCTGGGATTCTCCGCACCAGCCGCCGCCGAAGAGCCCGAAGCCGCTGCCCTGCCGTCGACTCCGCAGACAGCCCCCAAGCCCACCGACGCACCCACGGCCCCCACGCTCCCGCCGCTGGGGCCCGACACCCGCCTGTATTTCGCCAACATCAACTTCCTGCGTTGGAACCCGCTGGGCATGGAGACCCAGAACCGGCTCATCCTCCAGAAGCGGATGTTCGACGGCGAGTCCATGTTGACGCGCGACAACTTCGTCAACGGCGCGTTCGCCATCAAGGCCAACCCGGCCTCGGTGAAGATTGGCCCCGTCTTCGAGATTCAGCCGCTGGCCATCTTCAACCTGCGGGCGACCTATGAGTACGTCCGGTACTTCGGCACCTTCGGGTTCCTCCAGTCGTACAACAACCCGATGCTGGACTTCTCCGACGACGCGCGCGACTTGACGGAGGACGCCGCGTACAGCACCTCCGGTCACCACTACATGGTGGAGCCCACGCTCCAGGCGCGCTTCGGCTCGTTCGTGGTGCGGAGCAAGGCGTCCATCGAGTACTGGAACGTGGCGCTGCGCGAGGGCAACGGTGCGTCCTTCTACGACGCGCTGCTGGACACGCTCATCCCCGGCCGGGGCTGGGTGTTCACCAATGACACCGACCTGATGATGCTGACGACGCCCCAGCTCACGCTGGGGGCCCGCTTCAGCGGAGTGTGGCCGCGCTACGAGAATGGCTCGGGCGGAGCGCAGAACGTGGACAACAGCCACACGCGCATCGGCCCCATCTTGGCGTACGCCCTGAACACGCGCGAGGGCTCGTCGTTCAACCGGCCGACGATCCTGCTGAACTTCGCGTGGTACCTGAACCACCCGAACCGTGGCGGCGCCCTGCCCTACATGATGGGCGCCTTCGCCTTCACGTCCGACTTCCTGGGCGGCTAGGCGGAGGACTTCCGCCGGGCGTCCTGTCTTGGGGACGCCCGGCGTCGAAGCAAGGAGGGGCCCGCGAAGGCGCCCGTCCGAATCAGTGAGAGTCGTGGGGCCCGTGGGCGTGGCCGTGCTCCAGCTCCTCGGCCGTCGCGGCGCGGACGTCCCGCACGGTGACCTCGAAGTGCAGCGTCTTGCCGGCCAGCGGGTGGTTGAAGTCCACCAGCACGGAGTCGGCCTTCACTTCCTTGATGAAGAAGTCCACCTCGTCCCCGTCCGGGTCGGTGGCGCTGAGCACGCCGCCCGCCACCAGCTCCAGGCCCTCCGGGAACTCCGTCTTCGGGACTTCCTCGATGCCTTCCGGGTCATAGTCGCCGTAGCCCTCGTCGGGACCCACCGTCACCTGGAGGGTGTCACCACGCGACTTGCCCTCAAGCGCCTTTTCCAGGCCCGGGACGATTTCCTCGTGCCCCTGCAGATAGACGAGCGGCTCCCCCGGCTCGCTCTCGTCCACGGCCTTGCCGTCGCCGAGGTGGAGGCGGAAATCGATGGAGACGACGCTGTCCTTGGTAATTTTCATGGGGCCCTCATAGCGCACGGCCGTGGCGTGTGCCTCAATCATGTGCCTGTCTGACAATGAGGCGAGCGTCCCGCCCGGATCGACTGTCCGATTCCAGTGGTGCGGAAGCCCAGAATCGTCAGGTTCCTGAGCGAGGGCTCCCCATTCCCAGGTCCAGCGAGGCCGCTCGGGTGCTCCGGGCCAGGCGCGTCTCCAGGCGAAGGATTCGGCGGTGGTGGTCCACGGGCAGCTCCGCCGCCGAGGCCAGCTTCGCGTGGTGCAGCGCCCGCGCGAGGTCCTTGAGGCCATGCTCGTACAGCTTGGTGAGTTGGAGGTGCAGCGTCGCGGCCTGGAAGCCCTGGGCGGTCTTCAGTGCCTGGTGCAGGTGCGCCGCAGCGGTCGAGGCGTCACCCGCCTTGCGTGACAGCCGGGAGGCCAGGGCCAGGGCTTCGATGCCCACGGCGCCGGTGTCCCCCGCCGCGGCGGCCCGAGCGAAGGCCTGGGCGCGCGCGTAGTCGCGGGCCCGGAGCGCCACGCCCGCGAAGCCGAGCAGGTCGCGAGGGTCCGCGTCCCGGGGCACGGAGGCGTCTGCGCCCCCTGCTCGGAAGCGGCGGACCAGCTCACCGAGCAGGGCCGCCAGGAGGAGGAGGTCGTTGACGTTGTGCTCCAGCACGGGCGTCAGCGCCGAGCCGTCTCCGCCGCGCAGGTAGCGGAAGTACAGGTCGGGAATCAGCGAGCCGTCCACGTCGTCGACGCGCCGGAAGCCGAGGACCTGGTCTTCCAAGTGGACCAGTCGCGTGCCGGCGCCCCGGTGCTTGAAGACGCGGCGGGCGCAGTGGAGCAGGTCCAGGTGGGGCAGCTCCACGGGTGCGGGGACGCGGTTGAGGACGAAGCGCGTCCGCAGGAGCGGCCAGTCGAAGCTCTTGCCGTTGAAGGTGACGAGGCAGGAGGACGCGGCCATGCGCTCGGCGAGCGAGCGCAACATGGGGGCCTCTTCTCCCAGGCGCCGCAGGAAGAGCTGGTGCACCTTGAGCGAGCGGCCCTCGAACCATGCCAGCCCCACGAGGAATGGCACGGTGCCCGTTCCTCCCGCGAGCCCGGTGGTCTCCGTGTCCAGGAAGAGCATCCGTTGGAAGTCCACGCCCGCCAGGTCCGCGTGCAGCGCGAGGCTGGCGACCAGGGGGCCCTCCACGTCCAGGGCCGCGGCGAGAGGCGCGGAGCCGTGGTGGTGTTCCGGGGAGAGGATGCGCTCGGAGATGTGGACCGTGCCGTGGGCCGTGGCACGGGACTCCACGGGCAGCGGGCCAGGGGGGGCTGGCGGTGGCGTGCCCCGGCGCGCGGCGGCCAGACCCTGACGCTCCGACCAGTCCGACAGCATCCGGCGCAGGCTGTCGATGCGGGGATCTCGGGGGGCGGCTGGAGGCGAAGCCGTGACGGGGCGTGCTGCCGCGGCCTCCACCGTGCCCTCCGCGCGGGCGACCTGCGATTCCGCGCCGGCGGGCGTGGACGGCGCTTCCATGCGCCGGGCTTGAACCAACTTCGCCAACTGCGCGGCGAGCGCGTCGGGTACGCCCGCTTCGGCCGCAGGCGCGGGCATGGAATCAGCGCGCGCGGCGGGCTCGGCCTGTGGCTCCGCCACGGGGGGCTTCGGGGGTGACTTGCCCCCGGGGCCCACGCTCGTCAGGCGCGCCAGCTTGCGCTTGAGGTCCACGGCCGCGCCTCCCGGTTACTGCATTCCCGCGATGCCCAGCGCCGATAGCACTTCGAGCGCCAGTCGCTTGCGCGGATGCGGGTCCACGGGCGCTTGTCCCGGCATCGCCCCCGCGGCAGGGCCGATACACGCCGGACAGCCATCCTCGCACGCGCACGACTCCAGCAGTCGGCGCGCACGGCTCAGCAGCTCGTCCCGCTGGTCGTACAGCCGCGCCGCCAGCCCCACTCCGCCGGGCACGTTGTCGTACAAGAACAGCGTCGGGTCGAAGCCCACGCCACCATCCTTGCGTGGCGGCCCCTCCGCGTCATCCCGGCTCCCCAGTGTCTTGCCGATATCCCGAGGGTCGATCATCAACCCCACGCACGCCACCGTGCGCAGCGCCGTGGTCAGGCCGCGCAGTGCGTCGATGACCGCCGGTCGCGGCGCCCGCATGGCGCGCACCACCGTCTCCGGCACCGTCAGCCAGAGCGCCGTGGTGTGCATCTGCATCTCCGGCAACGCCACGTCGCCGTAACCGACGTTCTCATGCGTGTGGTACTTGATCTTCTTGTACCCCACGACCTTCTCGATGACGCTCACCTCGCCCATGCCCGCCTGAAGGTCCGGGCCCATGGGCGCGGCCTGGTCCTCCTGGATGACGTGCACGCGCACGTAGGTCATCGCGTCGGTGAAGTAGTCCGGCGCCACCTTCCGCACGAAGGCCTTGTGGTTCTCGTAGTCGAAGCGCTCGACCTGATACTGCTCGGCCTCGTGTTGGTAGATGGCCTGCTCGTGCAGCATCGTGTGCGCCGAACGGAAGTCCATCTCCGCCAGCGTCCGGTCCGTCCCCTTCTCGATGATGACCACGTTGTCCCAGCCGACGCTGCGCAGTGACACGTGGTTGGCCGGATAGGCATCCGTGGACCAGTGGAACACGCGACGACCCGCCTCGCCCACGGTGGGGTGCACCACCTCGTGCTGCGCGAGGAACCCGAGCGCCTCCGTG
It encodes the following:
- a CDS encoding DUF1552 domain-containing protein, with product MAPSTARAQASGAKPPLRFVGMFHSAGVVPNQWFPTTEGANYALTPTLSPLAPVKDDVLVLSGMRLGAWDYYERTHEGGFWMMLTASERIVAGSTDSIDQVIARATSAQVRVPALTLSVENNGYYNPGYRDANGDGFIDPKTSSYDDTQDHCSGEDHCMVTFSRGRRLPNVYNPRVIFDRLFGSLPAEGPTDAERRLWMYRRSVLDRMTGQAKALQAKVGQADKLRLDEYLTGIREIEVAIQKAEQGAPAAACTTGARPVGIPMDGTAYANLMCDLIVKSFECDATRVATLMLGMCVSPMMFTVNGRAFSHHGDASHHGNDPVKLAAKVEIDRWQVARFAHLVQRLKAVPEGEGTLLDNVAVFYSSDISHSDWHNHYDMPVLLAGRAGGAIRPGRHMRAQGKRCGDVLLSILQAFEIPRGTFGPLAQGPLAGLA
- the tesB gene encoding acyl-CoA thioesterase II — translated: MSRVLDELLALLKLEKIEENLFRGRSQDLGFRQLFGGQVLGQALSAGSQTVPAGRHVHSLHGYFLRPGDATLPVVYTVDRVRDGGSITTRRVVAVQKGEPILTMIASFHGDEEGFAHQAPMPEVPGPEALASEQELLSRVSARIPEALREKFLGEKPIEIRPVAPEDPFNPEAQAPIKHVWFRANGDLPEDPQVHRYVLAYASDFNLISTALLPHAASFFQPRILGASLDHALWFHGDLKVSDWLLYSMDSPWAGNARGLSRGSVYTRDGRLVASVAQEGLLRIRKPTA
- a CDS encoding bile acid:sodium symporter family protein, whose product is MQSNVFTAVLMPLALAVIMLGLGLTLTLADFKRVIVYPRAILVGLGSQMLVLPVACLLIAHAFRLPPELAVGLMLLAASPGGATANLFSHLARGDVALNITLTAVNSALSLVTLPLIINLSLAHFMDEGRAVPMQFAKIVQVVLIVLGPVSLGMFIRSRSAAVAQRMDKPIRILSTLFLVAVIAASVYTERANALSFFRQVGPAALAFNLVSLGVGYFVPILLRLPRRQAVAIGMEIGIHNGMLAIAIALSPTLLANSTMAIPPAIYSLIMYFTAAAFGFYVSRRYADEQDPAVHRTPTSLPEKVSR
- a CDS encoding FKBP-type peptidyl-prolyl cis-trans isomerase: MKITKDSVVSIDFRLHLGDGKAVDESEPGEPLVYLQGHEEIVPGLEKALEGKSRGDTLQVTVGPDEGYGDYDPEGIEEVPKTEFPEGLELVAGGVLSATDPDGDEVDFFIKEVKADSVLVDFNHPLAGKTLHFEVTVRDVRAATAEELEHGHAHGPHDSH
- a CDS encoding ribonuclease H-like domain-containing protein, whose amino-acid sequence is MDLKRKLARLTSVGPGGKSPPKPPVAEPQAEPAARADSMPAPAAEAGVPDALAAQLAKLVQARRMEAPSTPAGAESQVARAEGTVEAAAARPVTASPPAAPRDPRIDSLRRMLSDWSERQGLAAARRGTPPPAPPGPLPVESRATAHGTVHISERILSPEHHHGSAPLAAALDVEGPLVASLALHADLAGVDFQRMLFLDTETTGLAGGTGTVPFLVGLAWFEGRSLKVHQLFLRRLGEEAPMLRSLAERMAASSCLVTFNGKSFDWPLLRTRFVLNRVPAPVELPHLDLLHCARRVFKHRGAGTRLVHLEDQVLGFRRVDDVDGSLIPDLYFRYLRGGDGSALTPVLEHNVNDLLLLAALLGELVRRFRAGGADASVPRDADPRDLLGFAGVALRARDYARAQAFARAAAAGDTGAVGIEALALASRLSRKAGDASTAAAHLHQALKTAQGFQAATLHLQLTKLYEHGLKDLARALHHAKLASAAELPVDHHRRILRLETRLARSTRAASLDLGMGSPRSGT